A window of the Candida orthopsilosis Co 90-125, chromosome 1 draft sequence genome harbors these coding sequences:
- a CDS encoding Arl3 GTPase (member of Ras superfamily) → MFHLASSLYTQYTKREQYNVLILGLDNAGKTSFLEHIKLLYPSATASSSDKKSHSLTANMKNGSSGDSNDNTNTESSPQRSTTSILKSKRILPTVGQNTTTIKFEASNKSSPFASQFKNINLKFWDLGGQKSLRNMWSRYFKQCHGIIFIIDSTDTERFQECYETLIEIAHDDSWLLSEANENGASNPDYEQTIGLDGTVNVPILMLANKQDLPQAVDLVSLKTGVFIKLVSELEATDSKLLPVSVLENQGLKESLEWLVTRLIYNKGNKVPQYS, encoded by the coding sequence ATGTTTCATCTAGCGTCATCATTGTACACTCAATACACCAAACGAGAACAATACAATGTTCTTATTCTAGGATTAGACAATGCTGGGAAAACGTCATTTCTTGAGCATATAAAACTACTATACCCATCAGCAACTGCATCCTCATCTGACAAGAAATCGCATAGTTTAACAGCTAATATGAAGAATGGAAGTAGTGGTGACTCCAATGACAATACAAATACTGAATCAAGTCCACAGCgatcaacaacatccaTTTTAAAGTCCAAACGAATCTTGCCTACTGTGGGACAAAATACCaccacaatcaaatttgaagcTTCAAATAAACTGTCACCGTTTGCATCACAgttcaaaaatatcaatttaaaattttggGACCTAGGTGGTCAAAAATCACTCCGTAACATGTGGTCGAgatatttcaaacaatgcCATGGAATAATATTCATCATAGATTCAACTGATACTGAACGGTTTCAAGAATGTTATGAAAccttgattgaaattgccCATGACGATAGTTGGCTTTTGCTGGAAGCGAACGAAAATGGGGCATCCAATCCAGATTACGAACAAACTATAGGATTAGATGGTACGGTAAATGTACCTATTCTAATGCTTGCAAATAAACAAGACTTACCACAAGCAGTTGATTTGGTGAGTTTGAAAACTGGtgtttttatcaaattggttAGTGAGTTGGAAGCTACTGATTCAAAGCTTTTGCCTGTAAGTGTGTTGGAAAATCAAGGATTGAAGGAAAGTTTAGAATGGTTGGTGACACGATTGATATATAATAAAGGAAACAAAGTTCCACAGTATAGTTAG
- a CDS encoding Urm1 protein (S. cerevisiae homolog URM1 has tag role in protein urmylation, invasive growth in response to glucose limitation, cell budding, tRNA wobble position uridine thiolation, cellular response to oxidative stress): protein MTIKIKVEFLGGLDVISSSVREHKAILPFDEGEATMKDAIKYICDNIITDPKDVPVFIEDDSVRPGILVLINDTDWELEGMEDYVIESGDVLTFTSTLHGG, encoded by the coding sequence ATGaccatcaaaatcaaagtagAGTTCCTCGGAGGACTCGATGTTATATCCTCATCTGTTAGAGAACATAAAGCAATTCTCCCGTTCGATGAGGGAGAAGCTACTATGAAGGATGCAATCAAATATATTTGTGATAATATCATCACTGACCCCAAAGATGTACCTGTTTTTATCGAGGATGACAGTGTACGACCAGGAATATTAGTGCTTATTAATGACACAGACTGGGAATTGGAAGGTATGGAAGATTACGTAATTGAAAGTGGAGATGTTTTGACTTTTACAAGTACGTTACATGGTGGATAG
- a CDS encoding Hap43 CCAAT-binding factor-dependent transcriptional repressor (required for low iron response), whose amino-acid sequence MSTKGPSIAPRQSSVAQSPIAIAGSPPSSASASSTPRSAASPNTHNNNATSPPNNPTARSLTTKSVTSIMTSKEWVLPPRPKPGRKPSVDTPASKRKAQNRAAQRAFRERRATRVQELEEKLMEVEKEKDIKEMALINTINKLKAENNFLTKSMEQIRQEMAMFRASQEEIRSQVPQQQGQQQQTQQQNIAPAPPQQFSKRHSSNTSSSSYSQLSLQPAQQQQQSQQQQRQQQQYFAGFNAGQNPSPSNNISPAGSSYSLQQISPAPSADSPPNGTTRNSFQPHGVISRNNSSNSNSTQHTLTPVSNNNTPDKLFASNNNNNNGGVDSSEFDCGVCIKDECLCESVGLKEPHKTEAERELENQLNSIKPQAAVTLRRKRKAQSINDVEEIDFTRQFATKAKPMPDLNKLRKQDQKSSNTVVSVTKHNHQHNQPRSRSIDKIDNSDFNEDSPMENCGFCSDDTPCVCREAAKEAARLNASLNGPNNIIVEEEEEQVDGETNGQGSDHNTLPPLQFNLTSNNNNTKMALPVMHPGPSVEIRDITNLTPGAVPTVIPRPNQSSTESSSSSSQPQTEEDANSNEDTGSGCTGNPGTCKQCQMDPMSTLFCTTVASKSNDSSIRPNLSRNNSRASLSLNFGPNTPSASGANNKNNNAPSPIPPPLIATNSSNNLAASPGAGLSGLSALVPTTPGSVSNNGNNSDSSTGGMFIPCADAYKTLSRHKKFNSVDFSTLVGKLTTRGMQVEVQSVANVLRELDRRLYN is encoded by the coding sequence ATGTCAACAAAGGGTCCTAGTATTGCTCCGAGACAGCTGTCGGTGGCCCAGTCGCCGATAGCTATTGCTGGTTCTCCTCCATCCTCGGCTTCCGCGAGCTCAACACCGAGAAGTGCAGCCAGTCCCAACACCCACAATAACAATGCAACATCCCCACCAAACAATCCTACCGCTAGAAGCTTAACCACAAAGAGTGTTACCCTGATTATGACATCAAAGGAATGGGTTTTGCCTCCTAGACCTAAACCAGGTAGAAAACCTAGTGTCGATACCCCGGCATCCAAAAGAAAGGCACAAAATAGAGCAGCACAAAGGGCCTTTAGAGAACGAAGAGCCACTAGGGTCCAGGAGTTGGAAGAGAAACTAATGGAagttgaaaaggaaaaggatATAAAGGAGATGGCATTGATTAATACGATAAATAAGTTAAAGGCAGAAAATAACTTTTTAACAAAGAGTATGGAACAAATACGACAAGAAATGGCCATGTTTAGAGCATCCCAGGAGGAGATAAGACTGCAGGtgccacaacaacaaggacaacagcaacaaacACAGCAACAAAACATTGCACCTGCGCCTcctcaacaattttccaaacGTCATTCAAGTaatacatcatcatcttcttaTTCACAACTTTCACTTCAGCCtgcacaacaacaacagcagtcacagcaacaacaacgacaacaacagcaatacTTTGCAGGGTTCAATGCAGGTCAGAATCCATCACCGCTGAATAACATCTCACCAGCTGGCTCGTCATATTCTTTACAGCAGATATCACCTGCACCTTCCGCAGATCTGCCACCCAATGGTACTACAAGAAATAGCTTCCAACCTCACGGTGTGATCAGTCGAAATAATAGTAGTAATAGCAACAGCACGCAGCACACATTGACACCCGtttccaacaataataCACCCGACAAACTCTTTgcatccaacaacaacaataataatggAGGAGTTGATTCATCGGAATTTGATTGTGGTGTGTGTATCAAAGATGAATGTTTATGTGAATCTGTGGGATTGAAGGAACCTCACAAGACCGAAGCAGAACGAGAATTAGAAAACCAATTGAACTCAATTAAACCTCAAGCAGCTGTAACACTTCGTCGGAAGAGAAAAGCACAAAGTATTAATGATGTCGAAGAAATAGATTTCACCAGACAGTTCGCCACTAAAGCTAAACCTATGCCAGATTTGAATAAGCTACGAAAACAAGACCAGAAACTGAGTAACACTGTTGTTTCAGTAACTAAACACAATCACCAGCATAATCAGCCACgatcaagatcaattgacaaGATCGACAATtctgatttcaatgaagaCTCGCCAATGGAGAATTGTGGATTTTGTTCAGATGATACGCCATGTGTTTGTCGTGAAGCGGCCAAAGAAGCAGCCAGACTCAATGCCTCATTGAATGGACCTAATAATATCATTGTcgaggaagaagaggaacAAGTGGATGGTGAAACTAATGGGCAAGGCAGCGATCATAACACCCTACCTCCAttacaattcaatttaactagcaataacaacaataccaaaatGGCTCTTCCTGTGATGCATCCTGGCCCTTCAGTCGAGATACGAGATATAACAAACTTGACACCGGGGGCAGTGCCAACAGTAATACCAAGACCAAACCAATCATCTACAGaatcgtcatcatcatcatcacagCCACAAACGGAGGAAGACgccaattcaaatgaagataCTGGTAGTGGGTGTACAGGAAACCCGGGTACATGtaaacaatgtcaaatgGATCCGATGTCTACCTTATTCTGTACAACAGTTGCTTCTAAAAGCAATGACTCTTCAATACGACCCAATCTATCAAGGAACAATTCAAGAGCGTCACTCCTGTTGAATTTTGGACCCAACACACCTAGTGCAAGTGGtgccaacaacaaaaacaataatgCACCAAGTCCTATCCCTCCGCCGTTAATCGCCACGAACAGCTCAAATAATCTCGCCGCTAGTCCTGGTGCAGGTTTAAGTGGTTTGTCGGCACTTGTACCAACGACTCCTGGAAGTGTATCCAACAATGGCAACAACAGTGATTCTTCAACAGGTGGCATGTTTATTCCTTGTGCTGATGCATACAAGACGTTATCTCGTCATAAGAAATTTAATAGTGTTGACTTTAGTACATTGGTTGGCAAGTTGACTACAAGAGGTATGCAAGTTGAGGTTCAATCAGTAGCAAATGTCTTGCGAGAATTGGATCGAAGACtatacaattga
- a CDS encoding Cho1 phosphatidylserine synthase yields MVSEIFDTSNSIQLVLSGIDHFMSYFVQNQSDIEYHNLVEFRVHPVDFLAGIENLPLLKHRNLRSLILLADSAENRDVQSICSLLVNYPDASSNWWSNGRKYCMFLTDYDYILNSNSPPGVIDFHRRKHIIFSEDGQDCFVTQSKDIVQDEDKGRRMEVELKRFYSHLELENNLG; encoded by the coding sequence ATGGTTAGCGAAATCTTTGATACTTCGAATTCGATTCAATTAGTATTATCAGGAATAGACCATTTTATGTCatattttgttcaaaaccAATCGGACATAGAGTATCATAACCTTGTTGAGTTTAGAGTTCATCCGGTGGATTTTCTTGCCGGTATTGAAAACTTGCCTCTATTAAAACATAGAAACTTACGATCTCTCATTTTATTGGCCGATCTGGCAGAGAACCGAGATGTACAAAGTATTTGCAGCTTACTTGTCAACTATCCGGATGCCAGCTCTAATTGGTGGAGCAATGGCAGAAAGTATTGCATGTTTTTGACGGATTATGATTACATATTGAATTCCAACCTGCCCCCCGGAGTCATTGATTTTCATCGGAGAAAACATATCATATTCCTGGAGGACGGGCAAGATTGCTTTGTAACACAATCGAAGGATATTGTTCAAGACGAAGACAAAGGTAGAAGAATGGAGGTGGAGCTTAAAAGATTTTACTCGCATcttgaacttgaaaataatCTTGGGTAG
- a CDS encoding mitochondrial translocase complex subunit, protein MLRTTARSLINTAIKSSKPSLITSTKGPQTLLPRLHHLQSIKFYSTKDDKSATDKKKKSDEPQSILNDDMLARAGFEDLESQKDGKQQSKRDGKTIEEQEQEQEQEQEQEFEDEDGSKKSSRRKRRRAQTSKDLKRERYANIFYLSTLVGGALGLGYMSRDWDSEKEQEEMDGKNISNGYTPALMYERMSKRLASLFTFFSEPAFENLLPPPAPEQYRRPLTLVLTLDDLLIHSDWDTKHGWRTAKRPGLDYFLGYLSQYYEIVLFCSNSQLFSEKAVGKLDPYHAYISYALFREGCRYKDGKLIKDLSLLNRDLGKTVMVEVDPDCTSLQPENSIVVKKWDGRPDDYLIRLIPFLEYLATQPVKDVRPILNSFNDKSNIVDEFTQREAKLRQQWKKDHPQDKPNAANFLAKMLGMPVQEPKMPLDIIREHGQLQYQHFQKYLQENAAKFLEEEQKLKDEFGKMTLNKLITEGGPNPEEIAKVQQQRAAEEAEKQKQAAAAK, encoded by the coding sequence ATGCTTAGGACAACCGCTAGACTGTTGATAAATACAGCAATTAAGTCCAGCAAACCATCATTAATTACATCTACAAAGGGCCCACAGACACTTCTACCAAGATTACATCATCTCCAATCCATAAAGTTTTATTCAACTAAAGATGATAAATCAGCCACCgataagaaaaagaagtcCGATGAACCACAATccattttgaatgatgacATGCTAGCTAGAGCTGGATTCGAAGATCTTGAATCACAAAAGGATGGTAAACAACAATCCAAAAGAGATGGCAAAACTATCGAGGAACAAGAGCAAGAGCAAGAGcaagaacaagaacaagaattCGAAGATGAGGACGGATCTAAGAAATCATCCAGACGTaagagaagaagagcaCAAACATCAAAGGATTTAAAACGTGAGAGATATGCCAATATCTTTTACTTGTCTACTTTAGTCGGAGGTGCCCTTGGATTAGGATACATGAGTAGAGACTGGGATTCAGAAAaggaacaagaagaaatggATGGTAAAAATATTTCCAACGGATACACTCCAGCTTTAATGTATGAAAGAATGAGCAAAAGATTAGCATCGTTATTTACATTTTTTTCCGAACCAGCGTTTGAAAACTTGttaccaccaccagcaccGGAACAATATCGCCGTCCATTGACTTTGGTATTGACATTGGATGATTTGTTAATTCACTCTGATTGGGATACTAAACATGGATGGAGAACCGCTAAAAGACCAGGACTTGATTATTTCTTGGGTTATTTATCGCAATACtatgaaattgttttgttttgctcCAATTCACAATTGTTTTCCGAAAAAGCTGTTGGTAAATTAGATCCATATCATGCCTACATTTCATATGCATTGTTTAGAGAAGGATGCCGTTACAAAGATGggaaattgattaaagatCTTTCATTATTGAATAGAGATTTGGGCAAGACAGTTAtggttgaagttgatcCTGATTGTACATCATTACAACCAGAAAACTCTATCGTGGTTAAGAAATGGGATGGTAGACCTGATGATTATTTGATTCGTTTGATCCCATTCTTGGAATACTTGGCTACTCAACCAGTTAAAGATGTTCGTCCAATtctcaattcattcaatgatAAATCCAACATAGTTGACGAATTTACTCAACGTGAAGCTAAATTAAGACAACAATGGAAAAAAGATCACCCTCAAGATAAGCCAAATGCCGCCAATTTCCTTGCCAAGATGCTTGGTATGCCAGTTCAAGAACCCAAAATGCCATTGGATATAATTAGAGAACATGGTCAATtacaatatcaacatttccaaaaatacTTACAAGAAAATGCTGCTAAATTtttagaagaagaacagaaattgaaggatgaatttggtaaaatgactttaaacaaattgattactGAAGGTGGACCAAATCCGGAAGAAATTGCTAAAgtgcaacaacaaagagcAGCTGAAGAAGCTGAAAAGCAGAAACaagcagcagcagctaAGTAA
- a CDS encoding Cho1 phosphatidylserine synthase encodes MSSSPSTGYQQHHHRNNNPDSSSSALVSDSDYDVNDTSPPSAPTPPLRRSSSLFSLSSKEDIPKPEQTEYLKFINDNRHFSLIRNLHMADFITLLNGFSGFYAIISCLRYSLTGKSNYVQRAHFFIVLGLFFDFFDGRVARLRNKSSLMGQELDSLADLVSFGVSPATIAFAIGFQSTIDVLLLTFWVLCGLTRLARFNISVNNIPKDKTGKSQYFEGLPIPSNLFWVGLMAFLVYKDWIHDKLPLGLVFANTPYEFHLLAIGFVLQGCANISKSLKIPKP; translated from the coding sequence ATGTCATCGTCACCATCTACTGGATACcaacaacaccatcatcgcaacaacaaccctgattcatcatcgtcagCTTTGGTTTCCGATTCAGACTACGATGTCAATGATACTTCACCTCCATCTGCACCAACCCCCCCTTTAAGAAGATCTTCATCGTTATTTTCCCTTTCTTCGAAAGAGGATATTCCCAAACCAGAACAGACTGAATACttgaaatttatcaatgataATAGACACTTCAGTTTAATAAGAAACTTACATATGGCTGATTTCATCACATTATTGAATGGGTTCAGTGGGTTCTACGCTATAATATCTTGTTTAAGATATTCATTAACTGGAAAATCAAACTATGTTCAGAGAGCTcatttctttattgttttgggattattttttgatttctttgacGGTAGGGTTGCCAGATTAAGAAATAAATCCTCGTTAATGGGCCAAGAATTGGATTCATTAGCTGATTTAGTCAGTTTTGGTGTTTCTCCAGCAACAATTGCTTTTGCTATTGGATTCCAATCAACTATTgatgttttgttgttgacttttTGGGTCTTGTGTGGATTGACAAGATTAGCAAGGTTTAATATCTCAGTAAATAATATTCCTAAGGACAAGACGGGTAAATCACAGTATTTTGAAGGATTACCTATCCCAAGTAATTTATTTTGGGTAGGGTTGATGGCGTTTTTGGTTTATAAGGATTGGATTCATGACAAGTTACCATTGGGTTTGGTTTTCGCCAATACTCCTTATGAATTTCATTTATTAGCTATCGGATTTGTATTACAGGGATGTGCTAATATTTcgaaatctttgaaaattccaaaaccaTAG
- a CDS encoding Bim1 protein (S. cerevisiae homolog BIM1 has role in nuclear migration along microtubule, mitotic sister chromatid cohesion, negative regulation of microtubule depolymerization, microtubule depolymerization, nucleation), which yields MVVGESRTELLQWINTILNLNYTKIEQCGTGAAFCQLMDSVVGGVPLNKVKFNATTEYAYRHNWKILQSEFNKHRITKNIDVERLIKCRLQDNLELLQWFKRYWNENSDLNNHYDALSKRNGIAGSNNSPYNTLNSVPTNGHPTLKQQQPQQQNLASPATTTTRKRQISQSPGLGINQSHNGYSSDHNMESSGKINSDSNTHGGRHSPHDVLSTNYTSSNMSTRVRSRKSMTPTTSSRISTPIQRSRKSSDRSVRRVPSQLGGNSTVGNGGGESNGKYKSPVVVMNSSLSGDTSSSFQTTTSATAIAYTANDHQSHVTNNKNYNNTNGSNSKSNGYHITNEEVEEILQRNDDLETQLNEYRLNCDTLQVERNFYFNKCRDIEILIQNIENNETLLSELDVLTLLKKVEDTLYATQEGFSSEVHNVNDGMLDNEF from the coding sequence ATGGTGGTTGGTGAATCCCGTACAGAGCTATTACAATGGATCAACACCATACTTAACTTGAATTATACCAAAATAGAACAGTGTGGTACAGGAGCAGcattttgtcaattgatggATTCAGTAGTTGGTGGTGTCCCCTTAAACAAAGTCAAATTCAATGCCACTACAGAATATGCATATCGTCAtaattggaaaatattACAACTGGAGTTTAATAAACATCGTATTACTAAAAacattgatgttgaaagGTTGATCAAGTGTCGTTTACAAGAtaatttggaattgttgcAATGGTTTAAACGATATTGGAATGAAAATTCTGATTTAAATAATCATTATGATGCATTAAGTAAAAGAAATGGTATTGCTGGTAGTAATAATAGCCCTTATAATACTTTGAATCTGGTTCCAACGAATGGTCATCCTActttaaaacaacaacaaccacaacaacagaatCTAGCTTCACCTGCTACCACCACTACTAGAAAACGACAAATAAGTCAAAGTCCAGGATTAGGTATCAATCAAAGTCATAATGGGTATAGTAGTGATCATAATATGGAATCTAGCGGCAAAATAAACCTGGATTCAAATACCCATGGAGGTCGTCATTCTCCTCATGACGTATTATCTACAAATTATACTAGTAGTAATATGTCAACTAGGGTTAGATCCAGAAAATCAATGACTCCAACCACGTCATCAAGAATATCTACTCCTATTCAGCGATCAAGGAAAAGTTCAGATAGACTGGTTAGAAGAGTGCCATCTCAACTTGGTGGTAATAGTACCGTAGGAAATGGTGGGGGTGAATCTAATGGCAAATATAAGTCCCCAGTAGTGGTTATGAATTCAAGTTTGAGTGGTGAcacttcttcttcctttcAAACTACAACATCAGCAACAGCCATTGCATACACAGCAAATGATCATCAATCACACGTTACTAATAACAAGAATTATAACAACACAAATGGTAGTAATAGTAAGAGTAACGGCTACCACATTAccaatgaagaagttgaagaaatacTTCAAAGAAATGATGACTTGgaaactcaattgaatgaatataGACTCAATTGTGATACATTACAGGTTGAGCgtaatttttatttcaataaatgcCGTGACATTGaaatattgattcaaaatattgaaaataatgaaaCTTTATTATCAGAATTGGATGTATTAaccttgttgaaaaaggtTGAAGATACCCTATACGCTACTCAAGAAGGTTTTAGTTCTGAAGTTCATAATGTTAATGATGGTATGCTAGATAATGAATTTTGA
- a CDS encoding Fgr39 protein (protein lacking an homolog in S.): MFQIIKRQAVTTLQNSKTDFFYRTRLAALVHANVTTRNLSFKIPSIFKAVQQANKIDERFDELGKSPTKDKVQQVVDAVKDTPELLFQLNFFFYECRKLGITHENVDQRKRRWNYWPNIIFKLIPLNSAFWDTCYSLDKAQHQHRLTPFKLNDIGLLDPKNFPPDFIQQLATGKYNGIDFRNVIIFAFSRPRFTTPTTKNDETITK, from the coding sequence atgtttcaaatcatcaaaagaCAGGCGGTCACTACACTTCAGAATTCGAAGACGGATTTCTTTTACCGCACCAGACTTGCCGCATTGGTCCACGCCAACGTCACCACGCGAAATCTATCTTTTAAGATCCCCAGTATATTCAAAGCCGTTCAACAAGCCAACAAAATCGATGAaagatttgatgaattgggtAAATCTCCTACCAAGGACAAGGTTCAACAAGTAGTTGATGCTGTGAAAGATACCCCCGAACTCctatttcaattgaacttctttttctacGAATGTCGAAAATTAGGAATAACTCATGAGAATGTTGATCAGCGTAAAAGAAGATGGAATTACTGGCCCAATAtaatttttaaattgatCCCCTTGAACTCCGCATTCTGGGACACTTGTTATCTGTTGGACAAAgctcaacatcaacatcgATTGACTCCGTTTAAATTAAATGATATTGGATTATTGGACCCCAAGAATTTTCCTCCTGATTTTATTCAACAGTTGGCCACTGGGAAATACAATGGCATAGATTTTAGAAATGTTATcatttttgctttttcaaGACCTAGGTTTACGACCCCAACGACGAAGAATGATGAAACAATCACAAAGTAA
- a CDS encoding Wbp1 oligosaccharyltransferase subunit: MFLMSRLNTRHEPFSDENVEYVSTIFFQLTCTHRKSYLIMLSFIYISFAFFLSAIAHASTVSSKDFALVMYDPTLIPLNDSSASLSPEVKQLLTFLNTHYDTTLSQYSDDEVSLFYDDFPRFDHLVLLPSSKKAIGAKSGLNQHQLLKFINEGGNIFAVGGSEASLPEGIRIFLNEVGIYPAPKGYKYIDHFNSKNGVVELKGDNLISNNRIVENLNTIEYTNGNAALISNNELIQPIIKATKTGYTNKVGQVMSDESTWTFAEQGYLAVGFQALNNARLVWVGSIDLLADDSLYKWCFQDTGVIKLQFVQHIKANEPENLNPHLYRIKDQAIYTIGVSEYKDGKWIPFQVKNEDEQLQLSFKMLDPYQRLNLSPLGPVSSTENSSELDAYAYFVNFTVPDHHGMFTFELDYKRNGLSYILDKKVVTVRHLANDEFKRSWDISNSWLYIASTVLVIFAWFSFVVSYLYIGKPNYVKKNI, encoded by the coding sequence atgtTCCTAATGTCGCGACTAAATACCCGACATGAACCTTTTTCTGACGAGAATGTTGAATATGTGTCtactattttttttcaattaacGTGTACACATAGGAAATCATACTTAATCATGTTGTCCTTCATCTATATATCATTTGCATTCTTCTTGCTGGCCATTGCCCATGCATCGACAGTATCAAGTAAAGACTTTGCTTTGGTCATGTATGATCCAACATTGATTCCATTAAATGATTCATCTGCGTCACTATCTCCTGAAGTTAAACAACTTTTGACATTTTTAAATACCCATTACGATACAACACTTAGCCAATATAGCGACGATGAAGTACTGTTGTTTTATGATGATTTCCCAAGATTTGATCATTTGGTTTTACTCCCATCACTGAAGAAGGCAATTGGTGCTAAATCTGGtttaaatcaacatcaattgttgaaatttattAACGAAGGAGGTAACATTTTCGCCGTTGGGGGGTCTGAAGCTTCATTGCCTGAAGGGATAAGaatctttttgaatgaagtCGGAATTTATCCTGCTCCAAAAGGATATAAATATATCGATCATTTCAACTCCAAAAATGGTGTCGTTGAATTAAAGGGTGACAACTTGATTAGCAATAATAGAATAGTGGAGAATTTAAACACGATTGAGTACACTAACGGTAATGCTGCATTGATCTCGaataatgaattgattcaacCTATTATTAAAGCTACAAAGACAGGCTATACTAACAAAGTTGGTCAAGTAATGAGTGATGAATCCACTTGGACTTTTGCTGAGCAAGGGTACCTAGCTGTTGGTTTTCAAGCATTGAATAATGCCAGATTAGTCTGGGTAGGCTCGATTGATTTATTAGCTGATGATTCTTTATACAAATGGTGCTTTCAAGACACTGGTGTAATTAAATTACAGTTTGTTCAACATATCAAAGCTAATGAGCCGGAAAACTTGAATCCACATTTGTACAGGATCAAAGACCAAGCTATTTACACAATTGGTGTATCGGAATATAAAGATGGTAAGTGGATTCCCTTTCAGGTCAAAAACGAAGATGAACAATTACAattatcattcaaaatgttGGACCCTTATCAAAGATTAAACTTGAGTCCATTGGGTCCAGTCAGTTCTACTGAAAACAGTAGTGAACTAGATGCCTATGCAtactttgtcaattttacCGTGCCTGATCATCACGGTATGTTCACTTTTGAGTTGGACTATAAACGTAATGGATTGAGCTACATCTTAGATAAAAAGGTTGTGACAGTTAGGCATTTAGccaatgatgaattcaaGAGATCATGGGATATTTCCAACTCGTGGTTATACATTGCAAGCACCGTATTGGTTATCTTTGCTTGGTTCtcctttgttgtttcatATTTGTACATTGGCAAACCTAACTATGTAAAAAAGAACATCTAG